Proteins from a genomic interval of Dehalococcoidia bacterium:
- a CDS encoding acyl-CoA dehydrogenase family protein, translated as MFGLTETQEIFQREIRAFARKELAPLADKRAKLDHMPADIMQKLADMGLFGMCLPEKYGGVESDWVSMGIAIEELARVDTASALMLIPAKITGIALQFGTEQARADWLPGIIQGKKIPTLAITEPDCGSDAAAMRTRAIKKGDKYIISGEKTSITNGMQGDVSLVFAKTDPTAGARGVSCLLVPLDLPGVSRSLFEDMGWRQANRASLFFDEVAVPTSYLVGEENRGFQLAMQQFDFARIGLSLTGLGMAQESLENAITYASQRTAFGRPLAEFEAIAFKIAEDATLLEAGRLLCYRALSMRDQGLTHTKETAMCKWWVPKISLDAIHNALLIHGHLGYSDEYPVERRMRDAVGLEIADGPAEVMKLVIARELIGRQFAPR; from the coding sequence TTGTTTGGACTCACCGAGACTCAAGAGATTTTCCAGAGGGAGATACGGGCTTTTGCTCGAAAGGAACTTGCTCCCCTGGCCGACAAACGGGCCAAACTGGATCATATGCCCGCGGATATCATGCAGAAGCTCGCTGACATGGGGCTGTTCGGCATGTGTCTGCCCGAAAAATACGGTGGGGTAGAGAGTGACTGGGTCTCGATGGGAATAGCCATCGAAGAGTTGGCCCGGGTGGATACCGCCTCAGCCCTGATGTTAATCCCGGCGAAAATTACCGGCATTGCGCTGCAATTCGGGACGGAGCAGGCACGAGCGGATTGGCTGCCAGGCATAATCCAAGGCAAGAAGATACCAACGCTGGCTATCACGGAGCCCGACTGCGGATCGGATGCGGCGGCCATGCGTACCCGTGCTATCAAAAAAGGCGACAAATATATAATCAGCGGGGAGAAGACCTCCATCACCAATGGAATGCAGGGTGATGTATCCTTGGTCTTTGCGAAGACAGACCCTACCGCCGGCGCTAGAGGCGTCAGTTGCTTACTGGTTCCCCTCGATCTGCCCGGCGTCTCGAGGTCCCTTTTCGAAGATATGGGGTGGAGACAGGCAAACCGAGCCTCCCTGTTCTTCGATGAAGTTGCCGTGCCCACCAGCTATCTCGTTGGCGAAGAAAACAGGGGATTCCAGTTGGCCATGCAGCAGTTCGATTTTGCGCGGATTGGGCTGTCGCTGACTGGGCTGGGAATGGCACAGGAAAGCCTAGAGAATGCCATAACGTATGCCAGTCAGCGTACCGCGTTCGGAAGACCGCTTGCCGAGTTCGAAGCGATCGCTTTCAAGATCGCGGAAGACGCCACCCTTCTGGAAGCAGGGCGTCTTCTTTGCTATCGTGCTCTGTCCATGAGAGATCAGGGGCTAACTCATACCAAGGAAACCGCCATGTGCAAGTGGTGGGTTCCGAAGATTTCGTTGGACGCTATCCATAACGCGCTTCTGATTCATGGCCATCTCGGCTATAGCGATGAATATCCCGTAGAGCGACGAATGCGCGATGCGGTTGGCTTAGAGATAGCCGATGGACCCGCCGAAGTTATGAAGCTTGTGATTGCTCGCGAGTTGATTGGCCGGCAGTTTGCGCCTCGCTGA